Proteins encoded within one genomic window of Candidatus Atribacteria bacterium:
- a CDS encoding amino acid ABC transporter ATP-binding protein has product MQEDKAIVLRVEDIYKKYGNVEVLKGVSFEIKRGETKVIIGPSGSGKSTLLRCINQLTIPDKGRIWLENEEVTHTRKNINQFRQKIGMVFQDFNLFDHLNALRNVEIGLIKVKGMGKDNARQKAIEGLKQVGLEEQAYLYPAQLSGGQKQRVSIARTLAMDPSVILFDEPTSALDPELIGEVLEVIKKLALNGMTMTVVTHEMGFARSVANEVIFMENGKIIDQGSPHKLFTNPKHERTRKFLYKITELYGRSAEKK; this is encoded by the coding sequence ATGCAAGAAGACAAAGCTATTGTCTTAAGAGTTGAGGATATTTATAAAAAATATGGCAATGTGGAAGTGCTTAAAGGAGTGTCTTTTGAAATAAAAAGGGGTGAAACCAAAGTTATTATCGGTCCTTCAGGGAGCGGAAAAAGTACCCTTTTACGATGTATAAATCAATTGACTATTCCGGACAAGGGACGGATTTGGTTAGAGAACGAAGAAGTAACTCATACCCGAAAGAATATCAATCAATTTCGTCAGAAGATTGGCATGGTCTTTCAGGACTTTAACTTATTTGATCACCTGAACGCTTTAAGGAATGTTGAAATAGGACTGATTAAAGTAAAGGGCATGGGGAAAGATAATGCCAGACAAAAAGCCATAGAAGGGCTTAAACAAGTAGGCCTGGAAGAACAAGCTTATTTATATCCAGCTCAACTTTCCGGAGGGCAAAAACAGAGAGTTTCTATAGCCCGGACATTAGCCATGGACCCCAGTGTGATACTTTTTGATGAACCCACTTCAGCACTGGACCCGGAATTAATTGGTGAGGTATTAGAGGTTATAAAAAAATTAGCCTTAAACGGGATGACCATGACAGTAGTGACCCACGAAATGGGATTTGCCCGTTCGGTAGCCAATGAAGTTATCTTTATGGAGAATGGAAAAATTATAGATCAGGGGTCTCCTCATAAGCTTTTTACCAATCCCAAGCATGAACGTACCCGAAAATTTCTTTACAAGATAACCGAATTATACGGAAGGTCAGCAGAAAAAAAATGA
- a CDS encoding transporter substrate-binding domain-containing protein yields MVLTFALLIGGILIGQAQEKKTYINGIDPDFPPFAYIDKEGNPAGFDVEVVNWIAKEMGFEVKHQPTAWDTIIPTLNAKKIDFIASGLSVTAERAQVIAYTMPYYEHKWALVVREDSDLNIVTGLSGGHTVGVQRGTTGANWIEDSLIKNGVDVKMKVYDTFTLAIEDLLNGRIDSAVQDDTMVKQIMEARPGLKEAGTWGTGEERYAYGLRKGDTELLNLLNEGLTKIMSSPKWNELKAKYGI; encoded by the coding sequence ATGGTTCTTACTTTTGCTCTGTTAATCGGAGGCATCCTTATCGGCCAGGCTCAAGAAAAAAAGACTTATATTAACGGTATTGATCCCGATTTTCCGCCTTTTGCCTATATAGATAAAGAAGGTAACCCTGCAGGATTTGATGTAGAAGTAGTCAATTGGATCGCTAAAGAGATGGGTTTTGAGGTCAAACATCAACCTACCGCTTGGGATACTATCATCCCTACTCTAAATGCTAAAAAGATTGACTTTATTGCTTCCGGGTTGTCTGTGACCGCAGAGAGAGCACAGGTTATTGCTTACACTATGCCCTATTATGAACACAAGTGGGCTTTGGTAGTGCGTGAAGATTCTGATCTGAATATCGTTACCGGTTTGAGCGGGGGACATACAGTAGGGGTTCAGAGAGGTACTACCGGAGCCAACTGGATAGAAGACAGCCTGATTAAAAATGGTGTAGATGTAAAGATGAAAGTGTATGATACCTTTACTTTGGCTATAGAAGACCTTTTAAATGGAAGGATCGATTCTGCTGTTCAAGATGATACCATGGTTAAGCAAATAATGGAAGCTAGACCAGGATTAAAGGAAGCTGGAACCTGGGGAACAGGAGAAGAAAGATATGCCTATGGTTTAAGAAAAGGGGATACTGAATTATTAAACCTATTAAATGAAGGCTTAACAAAGATAATGAGTTCACCAAAATGGAATGAGCTCAAAGCTAAGTATGGTATATAA
- the larA gene encoding nickel-dependent lactate racemase, which produces MKTFLLPYGKEKIPITLPPKNLLKICLLKDVAGVEDNNKAIREALENPIGSHTIPKIARGKDSAVVICTDITRPTPDKLLIPPILDELNKGGISDNHIKVIIARGQHRKMTEEEVKEKVGEEVLKRVKISQHDPDNNLFYLGKSKRGNELWVNKEVVQAEVKISTGNIVPHRYAGYGGGAKSILPGVSSRKTIGHNHLYVETGEAALGKTRGNPVREEMEEAAKMIGLDMIVNTIMNVENKIVKVIAGDPTLAYQAGVRVCNDIYGVEIPEKADIILASSYPMDISFHQASKTLEAIGHIIKEKSTIIMLSPCYEGIGGKDFVDYLKEKTPEDIIKSIKAHPEKNVVSGVISYLIAKCKEKAKIYLISEGIQDEDITEMGMLPANSAQSVLDEALKNYGDEAKVLVLPTASITLPLLKEE; this is translated from the coding sequence ATGAAAACATTCCTTCTCCCTTACGGAAAAGAAAAGATACCCATCACACTTCCCCCCAAGAATTTATTAAAAATTTGTTTATTAAAAGATGTAGCAGGCGTTGAAGATAATAATAAGGCAATTCGAGAGGCGTTAGAAAATCCCATTGGTTCCCACACCATTCCTAAAATTGCCCGGGGAAAAGATAGCGCAGTGGTGATCTGTACCGATATTACCCGGCCTACACCTGATAAGCTGCTCATCCCTCCCATACTGGATGAATTAAATAAAGGAGGTATTTCCGATAATCATATAAAAGTAATCATTGCCCGGGGACAGCATAGAAAGATGACCGAAGAAGAAGTGAAAGAAAAGGTAGGTGAAGAGGTTTTAAAAAGAGTAAAGATTAGTCAACATGACCCTGATAATAACCTTTTTTATCTGGGGAAATCTAAGAGGGGAAATGAATTATGGGTAAATAAAGAGGTAGTGCAAGCTGAGGTAAAAATATCTACCGGTAATATAGTCCCCCATCGATATGCAGGTTATGGAGGAGGGGCAAAGAGTATTTTACCGGGGGTATCCTCAAGAAAAACCATCGGCCATAACCATCTTTATGTCGAAACAGGAGAAGCTGCCTTGGGAAAAACAAGAGGAAACCCCGTTCGGGAAGAAATGGAAGAGGCAGCCAAAATGATCGGATTAGATATGATAGTCAACACCATTATGAATGTGGAAAACAAGATAGTTAAAGTCATTGCCGGGGATCCTACCCTGGCTTATCAAGCGGGGGTAAGGGTATGTAATGATATCTACGGCGTCGAAATTCCCGAAAAAGCGGATATCATCCTGGCCAGTAGTTACCCCATGGATATTAGTTTTCATCAAGCCTCCAAGACCTTAGAAGCCATAGGACATATCATTAAAGAGAAGAGCACCATTATTATGCTTTCCCCCTGTTATGAAGGAATAGGAGGAAAAGATTTTGTCGATTATCTTAAAGAAAAAACACCCGAAGATATTATTAAGAGCATCAAGGCTCACCCGGAGAAAAATGTAGTTTCTGGGGTTATTTCATATTTAATAGCCAAGTGTAAAGAAAAAGCAAAAATTTATTTGATTTCAGAAGGAATTCAAGACGAAGATATAACTGAAATGGGAATGTTGCCTGCAAATTCTGCTCAATCCGTTTTGGATGAAGCTTTAAAAAATTATGGGGATGAGGCAAAAGTATTAGTGCTGCCCACTGCCTCAATTACTCTTCCCTTACTGAAGGAGGAATGA
- a CDS encoding CoA-binding protein, translating into MKSMENFFNPHSVAIFASMKEGKTGYEIVKNMVEGGFKGKIYPISQVGGQIFGVNVHKDYKNFEIDLAIIAIPAQFIPSLLEDLGNKGVKSAVIISAGFSEVGNFKEEKEIKRIAKKYGMRIIGPNCAGIMNSGCNLFASIEVRALSGETAFITQSGALGGAVLMMAEELGFGFSKFVSYGNRCDVDEVELIRYLEDDHQTKVIALYIEGLEAGRKFLTQAKKTALKKPMVVIKAGKSKAGMRATSSHTGSLAGEDKIYDAAFKQAGILRVEGVEEMFDLCRGLIYYPKIKGNRIGVVTNSGGPAVLTTDKLEVSGLIVSEPSESLRNKLKEVLPPHVSLGNPFDLLAYGGAENFARVSQAIAAEYDAIIAIFVPTATMDSTGVATALGKIKEVIKVPIFANFMAGRLVEEAIRELKKYGIPNYETGERCAKVIQKIYKNSRYN; encoded by the coding sequence ATGAAAAGCATGGAAAATTTTTTTAACCCTCATTCGGTAGCCATTTTCGCTTCAATGAAAGAAGGAAAGACCGGATATGAAATAGTAAAAAATATGGTGGAGGGAGGATTTAAGGGGAAAATATATCCGATAAGCCAGGTTGGCGGCCAGATATTCGGTGTAAATGTCCATAAAGATTATAAAAATTTTGAAATTGATTTAGCGATCATTGCAATTCCCGCTCAATTTATCCCCTCACTTTTAGAAGATTTAGGAAACAAGGGAGTAAAATCAGCCGTTATAATCTCTGCCGGATTTTCCGAGGTTGGCAATTTTAAGGAAGAAAAAGAGATAAAGAGGATAGCCAAAAAATATGGTATGAGGATCATTGGTCCAAACTGTGCGGGAATAATGAACTCCGGTTGTAATCTCTTTGCCAGCATAGAAGTAAGAGCATTATCGGGCGAAACTGCCTTTATCACCCAAAGTGGTGCCCTAGGCGGGGCGGTCTTAATGATGGCCGAAGAATTAGGTTTTGGTTTTTCCAAATTTGTAAGTTACGGGAATCGATGTGATGTAGATGAAGTAGAGTTAATCAGATATCTTGAAGACGACCATCAAACTAAAGTCATTGCTCTCTATATTGAGGGATTAGAAGCAGGAAGAAAATTTTTAACCCAGGCAAAGAAAACGGCTCTTAAGAAACCGATGGTAGTTATTAAAGCAGGGAAGAGCAAAGCCGGAATGAGGGCTACTTCTTCCCATACCGGTTCTTTGGCAGGAGAAGATAAAATCTATGATGCTGCTTTTAAGCAAGCCGGTATTTTACGAGTAGAAGGAGTAGAGGAGATGTTCGATTTATGCCGGGGCTTGATTTATTACCCAAAAATCAAAGGGAATAGGATCGGAGTGGTTACTAACTCAGGGGGACCGGCAGTATTAACTACCGATAAATTGGAAGTATCAGGATTAATAGTTTCCGAACCCTCCGAAAGTTTAAGAAATAAGTTAAAAGAAGTCCTCCCCCCTCATGTCTCCCTGGGAAATCCTTTCGACCTACTGGCTTATGGTGGAGCGGAAAATTTTGCCCGGGTCAGTCAAGCTATTGCCGCTGAATATGATGCTATCATTGCTATTTTTGTTCCCACTGCTACTATGGATTCCACAGGGGTAGCCACTGCTTTGGGAAAGATTAAAGAAGTGATAAAAGTTCCTATATTTGCTAATTTTATGGCTGGCAGATTAGTAGAAGAGGCGATTAGAGAATTAAAAAAATATGGAATCCCTAATTATGAAACCGGAGAGAGATGCGCAAAAGTGATTCAGAAGATATATAAAAATAGTCGCTACAACTAG
- a CDS encoding amino acid ABC transporter permease, with protein MNAIYFIKDIVLPPLLEGTWVTIKLLVFSIPLGLLLGILIAGGRVYGNKIISFLCASFTVFFRGTPLLVQLFIIYYGLPSIGIYFSPFAAAVVGFVLCSGAYHSEYIRGAIQSIKSGQMMAAQALGMSKFKAIIYIIFPQALRRALPGCSNEIVYLVKYSSLAFMVTCIELTGAGKIIATRYFRYTEVFLVIGTIYLTMVSLVSKFLAIMEKKLKIPGLG; from the coding sequence ATGAATGCAATTTATTTTATTAAAGATATAGTTTTACCTCCTTTATTAGAAGGAACCTGGGTTACTATTAAATTATTAGTTTTTTCTATCCCCTTGGGCTTACTTTTAGGTATTTTAATTGCCGGGGGACGGGTATACGGAAATAAAATAATATCCTTTTTGTGTGCCAGTTTTACGGTTTTTTTTCGCGGCACCCCTTTATTGGTACAGCTCTTTATTATCTATTACGGACTGCCTTCTATAGGCATATACTTTTCTCCTTTTGCAGCGGCAGTGGTGGGTTTTGTTCTATGCAGCGGAGCTTATCATTCCGAATATATCAGGGGAGCTATTCAATCAATTAAGAGCGGCCAAATGATGGCTGCCCAAGCTTTGGGGATGAGTAAGTTTAAAGCGATCATTTACATTATTTTTCCGCAAGCTTTAAGAAGGGCTCTCCCAGGCTGCTCTAATGAGATTGTCTATTTAGTAAAATATTCATCACTAGCCTTTATGGTTACCTGTATAGAACTGACCGGAGCAGGAAAGATTATTGCAACTCGTTATTTCAGATATACAGAAGTTTTTTTGGTAATAGGAACTATATATCTAACAATGGTTTCTTTAGTGAGCAAATTTCTGGCTATAATGGAAAAGAAACTAAAAATTCCCGGATTAGGGTAA